One window of the Flavobacteriaceae bacterium YJPT1-3 genome contains the following:
- the ahcY gene encoding adenosylhomocysteinase translates to MSTTTKPYVAHKVKDISLADWGRKEIELAEAEMPGLMSLREEYGDEQPLKGARIAGCLHMTIQTAVLIETLVALGAEVTWSSCNIFSTQDHAAAAIAAAGVSVYAWKGMTEEEFNWCIEQTLFFGEERKPLNMILDDGGDLTNMVLDEYPELVEGIKGLSEETTTGVHRLYERMKKGTLPMPAINVNDSVTKSKFDNKYGCRESAVDAIRRATDTMLAGKRVVVCGYGDVGKGTAASFKGAGSIVTITEIDPICALQAAMDGFEVKKLVNVVGNADIVITTTGNKDIVTERHFRAMKDKTIVCNIGHFDNEIDVAWLNNNYGDSKDEIKPQVDRYKIDGRDIILLAEGRLVNLGLATGHPSFVMSNSFTNQTLAQIELWKNSDKYGNEVYMLPKHLDEKVAKLHLARIGVELEELSQEQADYIGVDPKGPFKPEYYRY, encoded by the coding sequence ATGAGTACGACTACGAAGCCTTACGTGGCACATAAAGTAAAAGACATAAGCCTTGCTGATTGGGGCCGCAAAGAAATTGAACTGGCCGAGGCGGAAATGCCCGGACTGATGTCCCTACGGGAAGAATACGGCGATGAGCAACCCTTAAAAGGAGCTCGCATTGCCGGTTGTCTTCACATGACCATTCAAACAGCAGTACTCATTGAGACTCTGGTTGCCTTAGGCGCTGAAGTGACCTGGAGTTCCTGTAACATTTTTTCTACCCAAGACCATGCTGCAGCAGCAATAGCCGCTGCGGGTGTTTCGGTGTATGCCTGGAAAGGAATGACCGAAGAAGAGTTCAACTGGTGTATTGAGCAAACGCTGTTCTTTGGAGAAGAGCGCAAGCCACTCAATATGATTCTGGATGACGGGGGTGACCTGACCAATATGGTTCTGGATGAATATCCAGAGTTGGTAGAAGGTATTAAAGGGCTGTCTGAAGAAACCACCACTGGAGTACATCGTTTGTACGAGCGCATGAAGAAAGGCACTTTACCCATGCCTGCGATCAACGTTAATGATTCGGTAACCAAATCTAAATTTGACAATAAATACGGCTGTCGCGAAAGCGCAGTTGATGCGATTCGCCGGGCCACCGACACCATGCTTGCCGGTAAACGCGTTGTAGTCTGTGGGTACGGTGATGTTGGAAAAGGAACCGCAGCCTCCTTTAAGGGTGCAGGATCTATCGTGACCATCACAGAAATTGATCCGATTTGTGCACTCCAAGCAGCCATGGACGGCTTTGAAGTTAAAAAATTGGTCAATGTAGTCGGTAATGCTGACATTGTCATTACCACTACCGGAAATAAAGACATTGTTACAGAGCGCCATTTCCGAGCCATGAAAGACAAAACTATTGTATGTAATATCGGCCATTTTGACAATGAGATCGATGTTGCCTGGCTAAACAACAATTACGGTGATTCTAAAGATGAGATCAAGCCACAGGTGGACCGCTACAAAATTGATGGTCGTGATATTATCCTTCTTGCCGAAGGACGTCTGGTCAATCTGGGACTAGCCACCGGACATCCCAGCTTTGTGATGAGTAACTCCTTTACTAATCAGACGCTCGCTCAGATCGAGCTTTGGAAAAACAGCGACAAGTACGGGAATGAAGTCTATATGTTACCCAAACATTTGGATGAAAAGGTCGCCAAGTTGCACCTGGCACGCATTGGCGTAGAGCTGGAAGAACTTTCCCAGGAACAGGCCGATTATATTGGCGTTGATCCTAAAGGACCTTTCAAGCCGGAATACTACCGCTATTAA
- a CDS encoding 4'-phosphopantetheinyl transferase superfamily protein: MPLYKTITIPGARVLIWKITEDLDALSKDIELTDHCRQRLQSMRSMLHRRGFMSIRHLLKAVGYEDRDLYYDDFGKPHLHDGNCISITHSFEFTAIIVSEHEVGIDIEKQRDKIVRIAHKFTTFEDYKTLANHDAVVRKLTIVWCAKESLYKLYAQQGLSFLRHIDVQDFHFDDLRTTAQIDYEEEDSYYGIDFLEFEGFTCAYALPLKVYQSQNHTNHSTIASHG; encoded by the coding sequence ATGCCTCTTTACAAAACTATAACGATCCCCGGGGCGCGCGTTCTTATTTGGAAAATCACAGAAGATCTGGATGCGCTTTCTAAAGATATCGAGCTTACGGACCATTGCAGGCAGCGATTACAATCGATGCGCTCGATGCTGCACAGACGTGGTTTTATGAGTATTCGGCATTTATTAAAAGCGGTGGGCTACGAAGACAGAGACTTGTATTACGATGATTTCGGAAAGCCCCATTTGCACGATGGCAACTGCATCTCCATTACCCATTCCTTTGAATTTACGGCCATTATTGTCAGTGAACACGAAGTGGGAATAGACATTGAAAAGCAACGGGATAAAATTGTCAGGATCGCCCATAAGTTCACCACTTTTGAAGATTACAAAACCCTGGCCAACCATGATGCAGTGGTGCGTAAATTGACGATTGTCTGGTGTGCTAAAGAATCCCTCTACAAGCTATACGCCCAGCAAGGTTTGAGTTTCTTAAGACATATCGATGTACAGGATTTCCATTTTGACGATCTTCGAACGACCGCTCAAATTGATTATGAGGAAGAAGACAGCTACTACGGCATCGACTTTTTAGAATTTGAAGGATTTACCTGTGCGTATGCGCTACCGCTTAAAGTCTATCAAAGTCAAAATCATACCAATCATTCAACAATAGCCTCTCATGGATGA
- a CDS encoding phosphoglycerol geranylgeranyltransferase — MDDSYVKPKLRPYMHGAFSRQLRESATLGIPLLAVLIDPEKWDTRALDQGLQSRLAALPEQTTHLFVGGSTDHEQRLHEVVVNLKRQTELPVILFPGDHRQLTDAADGLLFLSLLSGDNPEYLIGQQRKAIPKLRQLELEVIPTGYLLIDGGRESAVQRISQTLPFPADAIDQVVQTCLAAQWGGKQAIYLEAGSGALHPVSAAMVEAVRESIDLPIIVGGGIRSLQTVNAMYAAGATLVVIGTALEEATFDGKA; from the coding sequence ATGGATGACTCCTACGTGAAGCCTAAGTTACGTCCGTATATGCATGGAGCCTTTAGCAGGCAGCTAAGAGAATCTGCAACCTTAGGGATTCCGCTCTTAGCGGTATTGATCGATCCGGAGAAATGGGATACGCGGGCGCTTGATCAAGGACTGCAAAGCCGCTTGGCCGCATTACCGGAGCAGACCACCCATTTGTTTGTAGGAGGAAGTACCGATCACGAACAGCGCTTGCATGAGGTGGTGGTGAATCTTAAAAGACAAACAGAGCTTCCAGTAATATTATTCCCGGGGGATCACAGACAGCTCACCGACGCAGCTGATGGATTACTTTTTTTATCCCTGCTCAGTGGAGACAATCCGGAATATTTGATCGGACAACAGCGCAAAGCCATTCCTAAATTAAGGCAACTCGAACTTGAGGTGATCCCCACCGGATACCTATTGATTGATGGGGGCCGGGAGTCTGCCGTGCAGCGTATCAGTCAAACCCTTCCTTTTCCGGCTGATGCCATTGATCAGGTGGTGCAAACCTGTCTGGCAGCCCAGTGGGGCGGAAAGCAGGCTATTTACCTCGAAGCGGGGAGCGGAGCACTCCATCCGGTCTCAGCGGCAATGGTAGAGGCGGTGCGAGAGAGTATAGACCTGCCCATTATTGTGGGAGGCGGTATTCGTAGCCTGCAGACCGTCAATGCCATGTATGCCGCCGGTGCTACCCTGGTCGTGATTGGCACGGCTCTGGAAGAAGCCACTTTTGACGGCAAGGCTTAG
- a CDS encoding YkoF family thiamine/hydroxymethylpyrimidine-binding protein: MDISVELTLSPLQDDFEPIIIAFIKKLRSSGFKIVENALSTQVFGPYDAVMDMLQKEMKTAMEQSNHVLIYMKLVKSDRSQYEPHF; the protein is encoded by the coding sequence ATGGACATTTCTGTAGAACTTACCTTATCGCCCTTGCAAGATGACTTTGAGCCCATCATCATTGCATTCATCAAAAAATTGCGCTCCAGTGGATTCAAAATTGTAGAGAACGCGTTAAGCACGCAGGTATTTGGTCCTTATGATGCTGTGATGGACATGCTGCAAAAGGAAATGAAAACGGCCATGGAGCAAAGCAATCACGTTCTGATCTATATGAAATTGGTAAAAAGTGATCGAAGTCAGTATGAACCCCATTTTTGA
- the pnuC gene encoding nicotinamide riboside transporter PnuC: MNPIFDFFFSQYEGYSTYTIVLEIIAVVFGLLSVLFSKQNNVLVFPTGIISTLIFVYLCYLWGLLGDMMINAYYFAMSIYGWYIWTRKVDPHHFTPISTTNTKERQQGLFIFLGTILFVFIIYHLFDRWTSWVAYVDTLTTAIFFVGMWLMAKRKVENWIFWIVGDLISVPLYFYKGYTFTSLQYLIFTIIAVFGYLAWKKYLNKSPVIV; the protein is encoded by the coding sequence ATGAACCCCATTTTTGATTTTTTTTTCAGTCAGTATGAAGGGTATTCTACCTACACCATCGTACTGGAGATCATAGCTGTTGTCTTCGGATTGCTTTCCGTACTCTTTTCTAAACAGAACAATGTTTTAGTCTTTCCCACCGGGATTATCAGCACCTTGATCTTTGTTTACCTCTGCTACCTATGGGGCCTGCTGGGTGATATGATGATCAATGCCTATTACTTCGCGATGAGTATTTATGGTTGGTATATTTGGACCCGAAAGGTAGACCCGCATCATTTTACCCCCATCAGTACGACCAACACAAAGGAACGTCAACAAGGCTTGTTTATCTTTCTGGGAACTATACTTTTCGTGTTCATTATTTACCATCTCTTTGATCGCTGGACGAGTTGGGTGGCTTATGTAGATACGCTGACCACGGCCATATTTTTTGTAGGTATGTGGCTTATGGCAAAAAGAAAGGTAGAAAACTGGATCTTTTGGATTGTGGGTGACCTGATCTCAGTTCCCCTATATTTTTACAAAGGCTACACCTTCACCAGTCTTCAATACCTTATTTTTACGATCATTGCCGTTTTTGGATATCTCGCGTGGAAGAAATACTTGAACAAGTCCCCAGTCATTGTATAA
- a CDS encoding ATP-binding protein, whose product MEEILEQVPSHCIKVVLYGPESTGKTTLSRKLATHYQAPWVPEYARDYLQQKWDREQLICDWEDMLPIARGQMKLENEAAQKEDRLLICDTDLLETMVYSQAYYDQQVDPLIEKYAVENRYDLYLLTYIDVPWEPDDLRDRPGRREEMFRYFEQALIRYDKPYCLLQGNVEERMTEAAAAIDRLLKK is encoded by the coding sequence GTGGAAGAAATACTTGAACAAGTCCCCAGTCATTGTATAAAAGTGGTGCTCTATGGTCCGGAGAGCACGGGAAAGACTACGCTTTCGCGAAAGCTAGCCACACATTATCAAGCGCCATGGGTACCGGAATACGCCAGAGACTATCTCCAACAGAAGTGGGACCGGGAACAATTGATTTGCGACTGGGAGGACATGCTGCCTATAGCTCGAGGACAAATGAAACTGGAAAATGAAGCAGCGCAAAAAGAAGACCGTTTACTAATTTGTGATACCGACCTTTTGGAAACCATGGTTTATTCGCAGGCTTATTATGATCAGCAAGTAGATCCGTTGATTGAAAAGTATGCGGTTGAGAATAGGTATGATCTTTACCTCCTAACCTACATTGACGTTCCCTGGGAGCCGGACGATCTGAGAGATCGGCCGGGGAGACGTGAAGAAATGTTTCGCTATTTTGAGCAGGCTTTAATACGCTATGACAAGCCCTACTGCCTGCTGCAAGGAAATGTGGAAGAGCGCATGACAGAAGCTGCTGCCGCAATTGATAGACTGCTAAAGAAATGA
- a CDS encoding DUF4301 family protein has translation MNFTANDKVQIEAHGLTLETVSRQLAVFRQGIPTVQVQREATLGDGIRKMTNKEIDQYVQRYEREQQGKDLLKFTPASGAATRMFKFLYEFLDKYDLDQQTINAFINKTRATDLRLFFVGLDSFPFFREVRAAMIARYVDGDSTDINLNRVRFVKTMLTEDGLNYGAYPKGLFPFHKYKDHNASAFEEHLFEASKYAAKAGEARLHFTISKQHYNNFKEEYKRIQDIVERKTNTRFKIDVSYQEPKTDTLAVNLNNEPYRDGQGRLFFRPGGHGALLDNLNEQEADIIFVKNIDNVVVFKYEDEIARYKKMLAGYLLEIQNEVFQWLDRMDRGEVGVEDVETLRSLLSDQLGSELPDHFAKYSLENQLSQIRELLDRPIRVCGMVRNEGEPGGGPFWVKNDNGIVSLQIVEGPQMDRSDPRQMELLSRSTHFNPVDLVCGVKNYKGKRFDLVNYRDPKLAFIAQKSIGESKIRALEHPGLWNGAMAHWNTAFVEVPLITFNPVKTVNDLLKPAHQVPES, from the coding sequence ATGAATTTTACCGCCAACGATAAAGTACAAATTGAAGCGCATGGGTTGACCCTGGAGACCGTGTCCAGACAACTCGCTGTTTTTCGCCAGGGCATTCCCACTGTGCAGGTTCAACGGGAAGCGACATTGGGTGATGGCATTAGAAAAATGACCAATAAAGAGATTGATCAGTATGTCCAACGCTACGAAAGGGAACAGCAAGGGAAAGATCTACTCAAATTCACTCCGGCATCGGGAGCAGCCACGCGCATGTTCAAGTTCTTGTATGAGTTTCTCGATAAGTACGATCTAGACCAGCAAACCATCAATGCATTCATCAATAAGACCCGAGCCACTGACTTGCGCCTGTTTTTTGTGGGATTGGACAGTTTTCCTTTTTTTAGAGAAGTTCGCGCTGCCATGATCGCCCGCTATGTGGATGGAGATTCTACCGACATCAATCTCAATCGGGTTCGGTTTGTCAAGACCATGTTAACTGAAGATGGACTGAACTACGGGGCCTATCCTAAAGGCTTGTTTCCGTTTCACAAATACAAAGACCACAATGCTTCGGCTTTTGAAGAGCATCTTTTCGAAGCCTCGAAGTACGCTGCCAAAGCCGGCGAGGCCAGACTCCATTTTACGATCTCTAAGCAGCACTACAACAACTTTAAAGAAGAATACAAACGGATTCAGGACATTGTGGAGCGCAAAACCAATACCCGTTTTAAGATTGATGTGTCTTATCAGGAACCAAAAACAGACACCCTTGCTGTAAATCTGAACAATGAGCCTTACCGGGATGGACAGGGCCGACTATTCTTCAGACCTGGGGGTCACGGAGCCTTGCTTGATAATTTGAATGAACAGGAAGCCGATATCATTTTCGTCAAAAATATCGATAATGTAGTCGTCTTCAAATACGAAGATGAAATCGCCCGGTATAAAAAAATGCTCGCCGGCTACCTATTGGAAATTCAGAATGAGGTGTTTCAATGGTTAGATCGAATGGACCGTGGTGAGGTAGGCGTTGAAGACGTGGAGACCTTGAGGTCTTTGTTGAGCGATCAGTTGGGCAGTGAACTACCGGACCATTTTGCTAAGTATTCTTTAGAAAATCAACTCAGTCAGATCCGGGAACTTTTGGATCGGCCCATCCGCGTATGCGGTATGGTCCGTAATGAAGGGGAACCCGGCGGTGGACCCTTTTGGGTAAAGAATGATAATGGTATCGTTTCCTTACAGATTGTAGAAGGTCCGCAAATGGACCGAAGCGATCCAAGACAAATGGAACTTTTGAGTCGCTCCACCCACTTCAATCCGGTTGATCTGGTTTGTGGGGTAAAGAATTATAAAGGAAAACGCTTTGACCTGGTGAACTACAGGGATCCCAAATTGGCGTTCATAGCTCAGAAATCCATAGGGGAAAGTAAAATTCGGGCCCTAGAGCATCCCGGACTATGGAACGGGGCTATGGCCCATTGGAATACGGCTTTCGTAGAGGTTCCGCTCATCACCTTCAATCCGGTGAAAACGGTGAATGATCTACTCAAACCCGCCCATCAGGTACCCGAGTCGTGA
- the arfB gene encoding alternative ribosome rescue aminoacyl-tRNA hydrolase ArfB, whose translation MNKEKLLQEIDFKAVRSSGPGGQHVNKTASKVILNWNLEDSKAFEEHELDRLRERLASRLTQDGVLILSMGQSRSQHKNKASVTERFFHMLSTALKKRQKRKKTTVPWKSKRKRLRNKKHRSEKKALRKPPRLD comes from the coding sequence GTGAACAAAGAAAAGTTACTCCAGGAAATCGATTTTAAGGCGGTGCGCTCCAGTGGCCCCGGGGGTCAGCACGTCAATAAAACAGCTTCAAAAGTGATTTTGAATTGGAATCTGGAGGACTCAAAAGCTTTTGAAGAGCATGAATTGGATCGCTTACGCGAACGACTGGCCTCACGATTAACCCAAGACGGCGTGTTAATCCTGTCAATGGGGCAATCACGCAGTCAGCATAAAAACAAAGCCTCGGTTACAGAACGCTTTTTCCATATGTTGAGTACCGCACTCAAAAAAAGACAAAAGCGAAAGAAAACAACGGTCCCCTGGAAATCCAAACGCAAACGCCTTCGCAATAAAAAACACCGGTCTGAAAAAAAAGCGTTGCGCAAACCTCCCAGGTTGGATTGA
- a CDS encoding sigma-54 dependent transcriptional regulator: MPKILVVEDDVAFCKMLSTFLEKKDHEVKAAFTTREAFQQLQNDTFDVVLSDMRLPDGDGLEILNETKKEGRATQVIMMTGYAEVNLAVKAMKLGAFDYISKPIVPEQILEKIKNALGQPVAPLRNTTSVASTTAKQQTASVDESNTQEVEFIKGVSDASARLNQYIDLVAPTPMSVLITGESGTGKEYVAKSIHLKSKRSDQPFVAVDCGAIPKELANSEFFGHLKGSFTGAISDKTGHFVAANKGTIFLDEIGNLDYALQVQLLRVLQERKVKPVGSNTEIEVDIRIVTATNENLQKAVDRGDFREDLYHRLNEFSIQVPALREREEDLMLFAHLFLDMANNQLSTKVSGFTPSCANALKKYSWPGNLRELKNSVRRAVLLAQEGQIDTKHLAPQLLVSDDQAHTKDYSLFKNKNEQELILDALDQAQGNKSKAARILNIDRKTLYNKLKQYDIKL; encoded by the coding sequence ATGCCGAAAATACTTGTAGTTGAAGATGATGTAGCATTTTGTAAGATGCTATCGACCTTTTTGGAAAAAAAAGACCATGAGGTAAAGGCTGCATTTACTACACGGGAAGCCTTCCAACAACTGCAAAATGATACTTTCGATGTGGTGCTTTCTGATATGCGTCTTCCGGATGGAGACGGTCTGGAAATTCTCAATGAAACGAAGAAGGAAGGGAGAGCCACTCAAGTGATCATGATGACCGGATACGCCGAGGTCAATTTGGCCGTTAAAGCCATGAAATTGGGTGCTTTTGACTACATCTCCAAGCCCATTGTACCCGAGCAAATCCTGGAAAAGATCAAGAATGCCTTGGGTCAACCCGTAGCTCCGTTACGGAACACGACTTCGGTAGCGTCTACGACAGCTAAACAGCAGACTGCATCTGTAGATGAAAGCAATACACAAGAGGTAGAGTTCATTAAGGGAGTGAGCGACGCTTCTGCTCGACTCAATCAATACATTGATTTGGTAGCCCCGACGCCCATGTCGGTGCTTATTACCGGAGAGAGCGGGACCGGTAAGGAATACGTGGCCAAAAGCATACACCTCAAAAGCAAGCGCTCCGATCAGCCTTTTGTAGCGGTCGATTGTGGTGCCATACCCAAGGAGCTGGCCAACAGTGAATTCTTTGGTCATCTAAAGGGCTCTTTTACCGGAGCCATCTCAGACAAGACCGGGCATTTTGTAGCGGCCAACAAGGGGACTATTTTTCTGGATGAAATTGGAAATTTAGATTACGCCCTTCAAGTACAGCTCTTGCGGGTGCTGCAAGAACGCAAAGTCAAACCGGTAGGAAGTAATACGGAGATCGAAGTCGATATTCGAATCGTGACCGCAACCAATGAAAACCTTCAAAAGGCGGTTGATCGCGGAGATTTTAGAGAGGACCTCTACCACCGATTGAATGAGTTTTCTATTCAAGTGCCAGCTCTGCGCGAGCGAGAAGAAGATCTTATGCTTTTTGCTCACCTTTTCTTAGACATGGCCAACAATCAGCTGAGTACTAAGGTAAGCGGATTCACTCCCAGTTGTGCTAACGCCTTAAAGAAGTACAGTTGGCCGGGAAACTTACGCGAACTCAAAAACAGTGTGCGAAGAGCGGTGCTTCTGGCTCAGGAGGGACAGATCGATACCAAGCATCTCGCGCCTCAACTCTTGGTTTCGGACGATCAAGCGCATACTAAAGACTATAGTTTGTTCAAAAACAAAAATGAACAGGAGCTTATTTTAGATGCCTTAGACCAGGCTCAGGGGAATAAGAGTAAGGCAGCCCGTATCTTAAACATCGATCGAAAGACCCTCTACAATAAACTAAAGCAGTACGACATCAAGCTGTAG
- a CDS encoding ATP-binding protein → MSTPSSSITAKVVLGYFLLSLGVIVTAYIIYPKLKTYFNPGDSIQETNKKLTFTSNALTYLYEAESLGRTATATGDEEQFKVFQKLIDSLSIQIDSLQRLSDSPQQLEQLDTLDILLARKMENMREMIDLRKEQYSTNYYDQAVADLIREDIYFEDYENSPKVQNVDPYVKRVIVAWNDYIRNDNNPQGNDLENQAAAVRRTLARIERRRKRMETNLIEKENSLLENDRNISLKIRNLLATFEQEALASSANREQQLEQRAEDITDTLKVTGVASAFLALAFIFMVFRDARSNQRYSKELEASKSYAETLLKSREQFMATITHDLRSPLNTLIGFSELLEKTALDGKQETYLQNVKKSSEYMLILVNDLLDFSKLEAGKIHIESVVFNPKNLIQDVVMVAIPSASDSQVEVRTEIDDALDAPFKSDPFRVKQILTNIISNAYKFTERGSVTIQARLSQAQEPTLEVRVVDTGIGIAPEKRKAIFKEFAQADTHIEKRYGGFGLGLAISKRLIDLLKGSIEVESTQGSGSIFTVHIPMKPAELPLNKVKPHAIHKDKRVLIVDDEPLQLELAQEVVSQASVAYDTAVDVTTAMSLLTKNDYDLVLTDIQMPGQDGFELLKQLRQQEATQHIPVISLSGNTVYTQQELLDSGFDHSLKKPYSPQDLLSVLADFMGLELPQSDVEIADADASHSHGSYSLEDLSAFALGDQSSIDSIINLFVSGSKQNIKEMEQAIASEDEEILARVAHRALPMWRQLKVDAVIPMLELLEDTSSRSTKQEKLALATKAIEHMEQVLEEMQERTTA, encoded by the coding sequence ATGAGTACACCCAGCAGTTCGATCACCGCTAAAGTCGTTCTTGGCTATTTCCTCCTTTCGTTGGGAGTTATCGTCACGGCCTATATCATCTATCCCAAACTCAAGACTTATTTCAATCCGGGTGACAGCATCCAGGAAACCAATAAGAAACTCACCTTTACCAGCAATGCACTTACCTATCTGTATGAAGCTGAAAGTTTAGGGCGAACGGCCACGGCCACGGGTGACGAGGAGCAGTTTAAAGTCTTTCAAAAGCTGATCGATTCGCTCAGTATTCAGATTGATTCGTTGCAGCGCCTTTCAGACAGTCCCCAGCAATTGGAACAATTAGATACCCTGGATATTCTGCTTGCGCGAAAAATGGAAAATATGCGGGAGATGATCGATCTCCGCAAGGAGCAGTATTCCACGAACTACTACGATCAAGCGGTCGCCGATCTGATCAGGGAAGACATCTACTTTGAAGATTATGAAAACAGTCCTAAAGTTCAAAATGTAGATCCCTATGTTAAAAGGGTGATCGTCGCCTGGAATGATTACATCCGCAATGACAACAATCCGCAGGGTAATGATCTTGAAAATCAGGCAGCAGCCGTTCGTCGTACCCTGGCCCGTATCGAACGCCGTCGCAAGCGGATGGAAACCAATTTGATCGAAAAGGAGAACAGTCTTCTGGAGAACGATCGCAATATCAGTTTGAAAATCAGGAATCTCTTGGCCACTTTTGAGCAAGAAGCCCTGGCCAGTTCAGCCAACCGAGAGCAGCAACTGGAACAGCGTGCTGAAGACATCACAGATACCCTGAAAGTGACCGGAGTGGCAAGTGCCTTTTTGGCTTTAGCCTTTATATTTATGGTATTCAGAGATGCTCGTAGCAACCAGCGTTACAGCAAAGAACTGGAAGCTTCTAAGTCGTATGCGGAAACCCTGCTTAAAAGCCGGGAGCAGTTCATGGCCACCATCACCCACGATCTGCGTTCTCCTTTGAATACCCTGATCGGATTTTCAGAACTTCTGGAGAAAACCGCTTTAGATGGGAAGCAGGAAACGTATCTGCAAAATGTCAAAAAATCGTCGGAGTATATGCTCATTCTGGTTAATGATCTTTTGGATTTCTCCAAATTGGAAGCCGGAAAGATCCATATAGAATCCGTCGTCTTCAATCCCAAAAATCTTATTCAGGATGTCGTGATGGTGGCCATTCCGAGTGCTTCTGATTCTCAAGTGGAGGTACGCACGGAGATCGATGATGCCCTGGACGCTCCTTTTAAGAGCGATCCTTTCCGCGTTAAGCAAATCCTGACCAATATCATCAGTAACGCCTATAAGTTTACCGAGCGAGGATCAGTGACCATTCAAGCCCGATTGAGCCAGGCTCAGGAACCTACGCTGGAAGTGCGCGTTGTGGATACTGGCATTGGAATCGCTCCGGAAAAGAGGAAAGCCATCTTTAAAGAATTCGCGCAAGCGGATACTCACATTGAAAAACGCTACGGCGGCTTCGGCTTAGGACTTGCTATTTCCAAACGGTTGATCGATCTGTTGAAAGGCTCCATCGAGGTAGAAAGTACCCAGGGGAGTGGGAGCATTTTTACAGTGCACATTCCGATGAAACCTGCTGAGCTACCCCTAAACAAGGTAAAACCGCATGCCATCCATAAGGACAAGCGCGTTCTGATCGTGGATGACGAGCCGCTTCAATTGGAGTTGGCTCAAGAAGTGGTCAGTCAGGCTTCAGTAGCCTACGATACGGCCGTTGATGTAACTACGGCAATGAGCCTGCTTACGAAAAACGATTACGATCTGGTATTGACCGACATACAAATGCCCGGCCAGGATGGCTTTGAGTTGCTCAAGCAATTGCGACAACAGGAGGCTACTCAACATATACCGGTGATTTCGCTATCCGGAAATACGGTATATACCCAACAAGAACTCCTAGATTCAGGCTTCGATCACAGCCTTAAAAAACCCTACAGTCCTCAAGACTTGCTCAGCGTGCTTGCTGATTTCATGGGTCTGGAGCTGCCACAAAGCGATGTGGAGATAGCTGATGCAGATGCTTCTCATTCACATGGCTCTTACTCTCTGGAAGATTTATCTGCTTTTGCGCTAGGTGATCAATCGTCCATCGATTCGATTATTAATCTCTTTGTCAGTGGTTCCAAACAAAACATCAAGGAAATGGAGCAAGCAATAGCTTCAGAAGATGAAGAGATTCTTGCTCGAGTTGCTCATCGCGCCTTACCCATGTGGCGACAGCTTAAAGTGGACGCAGTCATCCCCATGCTGGAGCTGCTTGAGGATACTTCTTCCCGATCTACCAAACAAGAAAAATTAGCTCTGGCAACCAAAGCAATCGAGCATATGGAACAAGTATTGGAAGAAATGCAGGAACGAACTACAGCTTGA